The Nitrosomonas communis genome has a segment encoding these proteins:
- a CDS encoding aconitate hydratase yields MTHTLFNSLQSLPLPDGKTAQFYSLSALEEAGLGKVSRLPVSIRIVLESVLRNYDDKKVTETHVRQLAGWQPNAVRTHEIPFVVARIVLQDFTGVPLLVDLAAMRSAAERLGKDPKRIEPLVPVDLVVDHSVQVDYYGDKNALARNMEMEFVRNKERYQFIKWGMQAFDTFKVVPPGIGIVHQVNLEYLARGVHQKNGLVYPDTLVGTDSHTTMINSIGVVGWGVGGIEAEAGMLGQPVYFLTPDVVGVNLTGRLREGVTATDLVLAVTEMLRKAKVVGKFVEFFGEGTASLSLPDRATIANMAPEYGATMGFFPVDDATLQYFRYTGRMNEEIDAFEAYFKAQGLFGMPNKGEIDYSQELQLDLNSIIPSLAGPKRPQDRIAIGNLKSTFTELFSKPMADNGYGKLAEDLTRPYATRDATYPNNVVCVTSPMNQDETTLPPGSERNVAELVNNRPTQNPVKINGKVDHPMELHHGDVLIAAITSCTNTSNPTVLIAAGLLAKKAVEKGLSVKRHIKTSLAPGSRVVTEYLTAAGLLPYLEQLGFSLAGYGCTTCIGNSGPLPEIVEECVVKEDLVCSAVLSGNRNFEARIHANIRANFLASPPLVVAYAIAGTVLKDLDTEPLGVGKDNQPVWLHDIWPSSAEIASLMEFATQADTFRQLYSDFTKDIPLWNNITSVTGKLYNWPDSTYIAEPPFFQDFSLQPALNNQSGGIMGARALAIFGDSVTTDHISPAGAIKETSPAGQYLLTHDVTQTDFNSYGSRRGNHHVMMRGTFANVRIKNLMVPGSEGGVTLFRDNHTTDGEQMPIYDAAMRYIAQNVPTVVFAGKEYGTGSSRDWAAKGTQLLGVKAVIAESYERIHRSNLVGMGVLPLQFMGNHNASSLGIKGDEQFDIVGIDTIHPQQEVTLVIHYKDGSQHRIPLLCRIDTAIEVDYYRHSGILPYVLRQLLVS; encoded by the coding sequence ATGACTCACACTTTATTCAACTCACTGCAATCGCTACCACTCCCTGATGGCAAAACCGCTCAATTTTACTCTTTATCAGCGTTGGAGGAAGCCGGTCTTGGTAAGGTATCGCGACTTCCTGTTTCTATCCGCATTGTGCTGGAATCGGTGCTGCGTAATTACGATGATAAAAAAGTCACTGAAACGCATGTTCGACAGCTGGCTGGCTGGCAGCCGAATGCCGTTCGTACGCATGAAATTCCGTTTGTGGTTGCGCGTATTGTGTTACAGGATTTTACGGGTGTGCCGCTTCTGGTTGATCTGGCGGCCATGCGCAGTGCGGCAGAAAGGCTAGGGAAAGATCCCAAGCGTATTGAACCGCTGGTACCGGTTGACCTGGTAGTCGACCACTCCGTTCAGGTCGATTACTATGGCGATAAAAATGCACTCGCACGCAACATGGAAATGGAGTTTGTTCGCAATAAAGAACGCTACCAGTTTATTAAATGGGGCATGCAAGCGTTTGATACTTTCAAAGTTGTCCCACCCGGTATTGGTATCGTGCATCAGGTCAACCTGGAATATCTGGCACGCGGCGTGCATCAGAAAAATGGCCTGGTTTATCCAGATACGCTGGTCGGCACCGACTCGCACACCACCATGATTAATAGTATCGGGGTGGTAGGCTGGGGTGTGGGCGGGATCGAAGCAGAAGCAGGCATGCTAGGACAGCCGGTTTACTTTCTCACCCCGGATGTCGTCGGTGTCAATCTAACGGGTCGGCTACGTGAAGGCGTCACTGCAACAGATCTGGTTTTGGCCGTTACTGAAATGCTGCGTAAAGCAAAAGTAGTCGGCAAATTTGTAGAATTCTTTGGCGAAGGAACCGCATCATTAAGCTTACCTGATCGTGCCACCATCGCTAACATGGCGCCCGAATACGGTGCCACCATGGGCTTTTTCCCAGTTGATGACGCCACCCTTCAATACTTTAGATATACGGGTCGCATGAATGAAGAAATCGATGCATTTGAAGCCTATTTCAAGGCACAAGGGCTATTTGGCATGCCAAATAAAGGAGAGATTGACTACAGTCAGGAATTGCAACTGGACTTGAATTCAATTATACCATCGCTCGCCGGACCAAAACGCCCGCAGGATCGTATTGCAATTGGCAATCTTAAATCAACTTTTACTGAGCTTTTCAGTAAACCCATGGCTGACAACGGTTATGGTAAGCTAGCGGAAGATTTGACTCGCCCCTATGCCACCCGCGATGCAACCTACCCGAATAATGTAGTATGCGTCACCAGTCCGATGAATCAGGATGAAACCACTCTTCCGCCTGGCTCTGAGAGAAATGTGGCTGAACTGGTCAATAATCGCCCCACTCAGAATCCTGTCAAAATCAACGGCAAGGTAGATCACCCTATGGAACTGCACCATGGCGACGTCCTGATCGCTGCGATCACATCCTGTACCAACACCTCCAATCCTACGGTACTAATCGCTGCCGGGCTGCTGGCAAAAAAAGCGGTTGAGAAAGGTCTGAGTGTCAAGCGCCATATCAAGACTTCACTTGCACCCGGTTCGCGTGTGGTCACAGAATATTTGACCGCTGCCGGCTTATTGCCCTATCTGGAGCAGCTTGGCTTCAGTCTGGCGGGTTACGGCTGTACCACTTGTATCGGTAACTCGGGGCCGCTGCCCGAGATTGTTGAAGAATGCGTCGTCAAGGAAGACCTCGTATGCTCAGCAGTCCTGTCCGGTAACCGAAATTTCGAGGCAAGGATTCATGCCAATATCCGCGCTAACTTTCTGGCTTCGCCCCCTCTGGTAGTGGCTTATGCTATCGCCGGCACGGTATTGAAAGATCTCGATACCGAACCGCTAGGTGTAGGAAAGGATAATCAGCCTGTGTGGCTGCACGATATCTGGCCAAGCAGCGCAGAAATCGCCTCTCTCATGGAATTTGCTACCCAGGCCGACACTTTCCGCCAACTCTATAGCGATTTCACCAAAGATATCCCTCTTTGGAATAACATCACCTCGGTCACTGGCAAACTGTATAACTGGCCAGACTCCACCTATATCGCTGAACCGCCTTTCTTCCAGGATTTTTCACTGCAACCAGCACTTAACAACCAGTCTGGAGGCATCATGGGTGCGCGAGCATTAGCGATCTTTGGCGATTCCGTTACCACTGATCACATCAGCCCGGCTGGTGCTATCAAGGAAACCTCACCGGCAGGTCAATATCTGCTCACCCATGATGTGACTCAAACAGACTTCAATAGTTATGGTTCTCGCCGCGGTAACCATCATGTCATGATGCGCGGCACTTTCGCCAATGTGCGCATTAAAAACCTGATGGTTCCTGGCAGTGAAGGTGGGGTCACATTATTCCGTGACAACCATACTACTGATGGTGAACAAATGCCCATCTACGATGCGGCTATGCGATATATTGCTCAAAATGTGCCTACCGTAGTGTTTGCCGGTAAGGAATATGGCACGGGCTCTAGCCGTGATTGGGCAGCCAAAGGCACCCAGTTGTTAGGAGTCAAAGCGGTCATTGCGGAAAGTTATGAGCGTATCCACCGGAGTAATTTAGTAGGCATGGGGGTCTTACCTTTACAATTCATGGGCAATCATAACGCCTCCTCCCTTGGCATCAAAGGGGACGAACAATTCGATATTGTTGGCATCGACACCATTCACCCCCAGCAAGAAGTTACTCTTGTTATCCATTACAAAGATGGCAGCCAGCACCGCATCCCGCTGCTCTGCCGCATTGATACCGCAATTGAAGTCGATTATTATCGGCATAGCGGTATTTTACCTTATGTACTCAGGCAGTTACTGGTGAGTTAG
- a CDS encoding cation:proton antiporter domain-containing protein: MSVFQDVTAVPFVVVIPVLGMAVGAELVLGALGWALAKALLAFALVFFVGRWLLRPIFHFIAERRSAEIFTLTVLLIALLAAWTTNSLGLSLAFGAFLAGMVIGETEFRHQVESTVRPFRDVLLGLFFIGIGMLLDPASLPRIWHWAILGAVVLLTSKALLVSFMVRKVGTDPLTAWRTGLLLSVGGEFGFALLAIALSANVIDTLLGQIALTSVLFSMIAGPFIIRHNHAIASLLVRDLSRSSNSPMSPTLELGIITQLEDHVIIFGYGRIGQSVAHLLDEESIPYIALDLDPARVRQAHAAGELVYYGDATDRNVLDLLGLDRARLVIISHDDVAASLKALEYIRRARPELPVMVRTRDESRVSELQKAGATEVVPETLEAGLMIASQSLLLLDVPPSQVMRRIQEQRSGKYRLIREFFRGDTLTETASYSSEEHVHSIEIPPNCKSIGRQLGEVNPGGITFITIVRHGDRLVMPSSETSIAANDILVMHGSPDELQRAERIILYS, encoded by the coding sequence ATGTCGGTGTTTCAAGATGTCACGGCCGTACCTTTTGTGGTAGTCATTCCAGTTCTCGGTATGGCCGTGGGGGCGGAACTCGTGCTGGGTGCGTTGGGTTGGGCACTGGCCAAGGCGCTCTTGGCATTTGCCTTGGTCTTCTTCGTGGGTCGATGGCTTCTTCGTCCTATTTTCCATTTCATTGCAGAGCGACGCTCTGCGGAAATCTTTACGCTTACAGTCTTGCTTATTGCTTTGCTGGCTGCGTGGACGACCAACAGCCTAGGCCTGTCCCTTGCTTTCGGCGCATTCCTCGCGGGGATGGTAATTGGTGAAACAGAGTTCCGCCACCAAGTGGAGTCAACCGTTCGGCCATTTAGAGACGTTTTACTCGGTCTTTTCTTTATCGGCATCGGCATGTTGCTAGATCCAGCTAGCCTTCCTCGTATCTGGCACTGGGCGATTCTCGGAGCAGTAGTTTTGCTAACGAGCAAGGCACTGCTTGTCTCGTTTATGGTGAGAAAAGTAGGTACTGACCCGCTAACGGCCTGGCGAACCGGATTATTGTTGTCTGTTGGTGGAGAATTCGGGTTTGCCCTCCTGGCCATAGCACTCTCCGCTAACGTGATCGATACCTTGCTAGGTCAGATTGCGCTCACGTCAGTGCTTTTTTCTATGATCGCCGGACCATTTATCATCCGGCACAACCACGCCATCGCTAGCCTACTCGTGCGAGACCTGTCTCGATCCAGCAACTCACCCATGAGTCCAACATTAGAGCTTGGTATAATTACGCAGCTTGAAGACCATGTAATTATTTTCGGCTACGGCCGAATTGGCCAAAGTGTGGCGCACCTACTCGACGAGGAGAGTATTCCTTATATTGCGCTTGACCTCGATCCAGCGCGTGTGCGCCAGGCTCACGCTGCTGGCGAACTTGTTTACTACGGTGATGCGACCGATCGGAATGTCTTGGATTTGCTGGGCCTTGACCGAGCACGCCTCGTTATTATCAGTCACGACGATGTTGCGGCATCCCTAAAAGCCCTTGAGTATATAAGGAGGGCTCGCCCTGAACTGCCTGTGATGGTTCGTACGCGCGACGAGAGTCGAGTGAGTGAATTACAGAAAGCAGGTGCTACAGAGGTTGTACCTGAAACGCTAGAAGCGGGTTTGATGATCGCATCACAATCGTTGCTACTACTTGACGTCCCGCCATCACAAGTTATGCGGCGTATTCAGGAGCAAAGATCCGGAAAATATCGATTGATACGGGAGTTCTTCCGAGGTGACACGCTGACTGAGACAGCGAGCTATAGCAGCGAAGAGCACGTGCATTCAATTGAGATTCCGCCCAACTGTAAGTCCATCGGAAGACAGCTTGGCGAGGTTAACCCGGGTGGCATCACATTCATCACTATCGTTCGACATGGGGACCGCCTCGTGATGCCATCCTCAGAAACAAGTATTGCAGCAAACGACATCCTAGTGATGCATGGCTCACCGGATGAGTTACAGCGTGCTGAGCGCATCATCCTTTACAGCTAA
- a CDS encoding cation:proton antiporter domain-containing protein: MAFIATRFRMLSLVGYLLTGIMISPVTPGFLADVGFACQPDEIGVVLLTFGVGLYFSVGDLMAVRCIAVPSTIVQIALAVASGIATASFWGWSINVSLVFGLCISIASTVVLLRTPEAKGLLKSVNDQIVVGRFIVEGLVMVLVLILYEVLTQVHVARAARLFIAISDTFNIRKMVEIAKTLNSSIFVILRTHSEEEAEILRKKSLGTVFLDECELAHGMITHTQLHLRLHTKDVQEFSSGITQAIREGGT, from the coding sequence TTGGCTTTCATTGCTACGCGCTTTCGTATGCTGTCATTGGTTGGCTATCTGCTTACCGGCATCATGATTAGCCCCGTCACACCAGGCTTCCTTGCGGATGTCGGCTTTGCATGCCAGCCAGACGAGATTGGCGTGGTGCTGCTGACGTTTGGTGTCGGTCTATACTTTTCTGTTGGCGATCTGATGGCTGTTCGATGCATTGCCGTACCAAGTACCATTGTCCAAATTGCGTTGGCGGTAGCATCCGGCATAGCGACAGCCTCCTTCTGGGGCTGGAGCATTAACGTATCCCTGGTATTTGGATTGTGTATCTCTATCGCCAGCACGGTCGTGTTACTTCGTACACCGGAAGCCAAAGGGCTGCTCAAGTCAGTCAATGACCAGATAGTTGTGGGTAGGTTTATCGTTGAAGGCCTCGTGATGGTGCTGGTCTTAATCCTATATGAAGTGTTGACCCAGGTCCACGTCGCACGAGCCGCGAGGCTGTTCATTGCGATCTCAGACACGTTCAATATTCGCAAAATGGTCGAGATAGCCAAAACGCTCAATTCATCGATATTCGTCATCTTGCGTACACATAGCGAGGAAGAAGCGGAGATTTTGAGAAAAAAAAGCTTGGGGACAGTATTTCTAGATGAATGTGAATTGGCGCATGGCATGATAACGCATACCCAGCTGCACCTTCGGCTGCATACAAAAGACGTCCAGGAATTTTCTTCTGGTATTACTCAAGCTATAAGAGAAGGCGGTACTTGA
- a CDS encoding cation-transporting P-type ATPase, translating into MTPQRNSETAWHHRTADEVMAILQTNRHGLTQTEAEQRLKQYGPNRLKPSRKRSAWSRFLLQFHNALIYVLLASAMIAGLLDHWVDTAVIAGVVLINALIGFIQEGKAEKALNAIRQMLSLDAMVLRDSKRIQIHAEELVPGDIVLLQSGDKVPADLRLFSIKNLRVEEAALTGESEAIEKTTEAVPAQVTIGDRLCMAYSSTLVVYGQGAGIVVATGDQTEIGRISTLLEHVDTIETPLLRQLAIFGRWLSGLVIVLAIGMLSYGLILGDYHLGEMFMAAVGIAVAAIPEGLPAIMTITLALGVQMMANRHAIIRRLPAVETLGAVTVICTDKTGTLTRNEMTVQRVITADHQIEVSGIGYAPVGGFSMQGTELLKNEFTGTLELFRIGLLCNDAQLREHESNWTIEGDPTEGALITLALKAGLDPSFEHQSLPSTDAIPFESEHRFMATLHHNHAGHGYIYLKGAPEEVLAICSKERSLDGEHPLDTSYWQAEMQEAAALGQRLLAIAVKAAEKDQMTLTFDHVRTDFTLLGIVGIIDPPREEAIEAVHQCRSAGIRVKMITGDHIATAQAIGMQLGIGDGQMALSGVALDQMNDAQLREAVSTTDVFARANPEHKLRLVKALQANGEIVAMTGDGVNDAPALKRADIGVAMGKKGTEVAKEASEMVITDDNFASITHAVEEGRRIYDNIRKTIIYIMPTSGGEAGMLVIAILLGMTLPISPVQILWVNMVTAVTLSLSLAFEKAESGIMQRPPRDPSAPILSRFMMWRIAFLSLVLTSGGIGLFLWEQAQGGSVETCRTIAVNALVMGEIWYLFNCRYLLTPALSYKGLFGNPYVLLAISGLVVIQLLFTYHPLMQQLFGTAAIDPAAWTKVMLFGVLLFLVVEAEKYLISRYKVAKI; encoded by the coding sequence GTGACTCCTCAACGTAATTCAGAGACTGCGTGGCATCATCGAACAGCCGATGAAGTGATGGCAATCCTTCAAACTAACCGTCATGGTCTTACGCAGACGGAAGCGGAGCAGCGGCTCAAGCAGTATGGACCCAACCGGCTGAAGCCATCAAGAAAACGAAGTGCATGGAGTCGTTTCTTGCTGCAATTTCACAATGCGCTGATTTATGTGCTGTTAGCCTCAGCTATGATTGCCGGATTGCTGGATCACTGGGTCGACACGGCCGTGATTGCCGGGGTGGTGCTCATCAACGCATTGATTGGCTTCATCCAGGAAGGTAAAGCCGAAAAAGCGTTGAATGCGATACGTCAAATGCTTTCACTGGATGCGATGGTTTTGCGAGATAGCAAGCGCATACAAATCCACGCAGAAGAATTAGTTCCTGGTGATATTGTGTTGCTGCAATCCGGCGATAAAGTGCCTGCTGATTTGCGTTTATTCAGCATCAAGAACTTGCGTGTGGAAGAAGCTGCCCTGACGGGAGAATCCGAGGCTATAGAAAAAACAACTGAAGCCGTACCGGCACAGGTAACGATCGGTGATCGTCTGTGCATGGCCTATTCAAGTACCTTAGTGGTCTATGGCCAAGGTGCAGGGATTGTGGTAGCCACTGGTGATCAAACTGAAATAGGACGCATCAGCACCTTGCTGGAACATGTCGATACCATTGAAACTCCCTTGCTCAGACAGTTAGCGATATTTGGACGCTGGCTGAGTGGTTTGGTTATCGTTCTGGCTATTGGCATGCTGAGCTATGGTCTGATTTTAGGTGATTATCACTTAGGTGAGATGTTCATGGCTGCTGTCGGTATTGCTGTTGCCGCCATTCCGGAAGGGCTGCCTGCCATCATGACCATTACGCTGGCGCTAGGAGTGCAAATGATGGCCAATCGGCATGCCATTATTCGTCGCTTGCCAGCAGTGGAGACTTTGGGTGCGGTAACCGTTATTTGCACCGACAAGACAGGGACGCTGACGCGTAATGAAATGACGGTGCAGCGTGTTATTACAGCTGATCATCAAATAGAAGTGAGCGGAATAGGTTACGCACCTGTTGGAGGATTCAGTATGCAAGGTACCGAGCTTCTCAAGAATGAGTTTACCGGGACACTTGAGCTCTTTCGAATAGGGCTGCTGTGCAATGATGCGCAATTACGAGAACACGAGAGCAACTGGACAATTGAGGGGGACCCAACTGAAGGCGCTCTGATCACGCTCGCCTTAAAAGCAGGGCTGGATCCCTCATTCGAACATCAATCGCTGCCGAGTACCGATGCCATCCCTTTTGAATCTGAGCACCGCTTTATGGCCACCTTGCATCATAATCATGCAGGGCATGGCTATATTTATCTCAAAGGAGCGCCTGAAGAAGTTTTGGCTATTTGCAGCAAGGAACGAAGCCTAGATGGCGAGCATCCGCTGGATACCAGTTATTGGCAAGCCGAGATGCAGGAAGCAGCCGCATTGGGGCAGCGGCTACTGGCCATTGCAGTCAAGGCTGCTGAAAAAGATCAGATGACGCTGACTTTCGATCATGTACGTACTGATTTTACCTTGCTTGGGATAGTTGGCATTATTGACCCTCCGAGGGAGGAAGCGATTGAGGCGGTGCATCAATGTCGATCAGCAGGCATACGCGTCAAAATGATTACCGGGGATCATATCGCCACCGCACAGGCAATTGGTATGCAACTTGGCATTGGGGATGGTCAGATGGCATTAAGCGGAGTTGCACTGGATCAGATGAATGATGCGCAATTGCGTGAGGCGGTTAGCACAACAGATGTTTTTGCGCGCGCCAATCCAGAGCACAAGCTGAGATTGGTGAAGGCATTGCAGGCTAACGGTGAAATCGTGGCCATGACGGGCGATGGTGTGAATGATGCACCTGCCCTGAAGCGCGCAGATATCGGTGTAGCGATGGGCAAGAAAGGCACTGAAGTCGCCAAGGAAGCATCTGAGATGGTGATCACGGATGATAATTTTGCCTCAATTACGCATGCGGTGGAGGAAGGCCGTAGGATATACGATAATATCAGAAAAACAATCATTTATATTATGCCCACCAGCGGCGGTGAGGCTGGTATGCTGGTCATCGCCATTCTGCTTGGGATGACACTACCGATTTCTCCTGTGCAGATTTTGTGGGTCAATATGGTCACTGCAGTCACCCTCTCACTATCCCTTGCTTTTGAAAAAGCAGAATCAGGCATCATGCAGCGTCCGCCGCGTGACCCAAGTGCACCTATTCTGTCACGGTTCATGATGTGGCGTATTGCATTTTTGTCCCTGGTTCTTACCAGCGGTGGGATTGGGTTGTTTTTATGGGAACAGGCACAAGGTGGCAGTGTTGAAACGTGCCGGACTATTGCTGTCAATGCACTGGTAATGGGAGAGATCTGGTATCTATTCAATTGCCGTTACCTGTTGACGCCAGCATTATCCTATAAAGGATTATTTGGGAACCCTTATGTATTGCTTGCTATTAGTGGCTTGGTAGTAATTCAGCTTTTGTTTACCTACCACCCCCTGATGCAGCAATTGTTCGGTACAGCGGCAATTGATCCTGCTGCCTGGACTAAAGTGATGCTATTTGGTGTGCTGCTATTTCTGGTGGTTGAAGCTGAGAAGTATTTGATTAGCCGTTACAAGGTAGCCAAAATATGA
- a CDS encoding IS5 family transposase translates to MQLGFFDLDNRYAQLSKLNDPLEELNRIIDWNLFADLLAETTTKPRKSEAGRKPFDRVMLFKMLVLQRMNNLSDDRLEYQVRDRLSFMRFLGLGLAGVVPDAKTMWSFREELKENHLMDRLFARFDECLRELEVELKSGQIIDATFVSVPKQRNTREENKMIKEDAVPIEWGQNPHKLAQKDIDARWTKKNSESFYGYKDHVNMDRDTKLITTWEVTSAQIHDSQVLEEVLQSPEVGGADIYADSAYRSNAQEESLVTSKYTSQIHEKGARNHPLTQAQKSSNKEKSRVRARVEHVFGSMTNELGGITIRTIGYGRAKVQIGLLNLVYNIKRVATLIRKGYFSFDRVSAPEMA, encoded by the coding sequence ATGCAACTCGGTTTTTTTGACCTTGACAATCGATATGCTCAGCTAAGTAAGTTAAATGATCCGCTTGAAGAGCTGAATCGCATAATCGATTGGAATCTATTCGCTGATCTTCTTGCAGAGACAACGACGAAGCCCCGGAAAAGTGAAGCAGGCCGCAAACCCTTTGATCGGGTGATGCTATTCAAAATGCTGGTATTACAAAGAATGAATAATCTGTCGGATGATCGGCTGGAGTATCAAGTCCGGGACCGGTTGAGTTTCATGCGGTTTTTGGGACTTGGTCTGGCAGGGGTAGTGCCTGACGCAAAGACCATGTGGTCGTTCCGGGAAGAGTTGAAAGAGAACCATCTGATGGATCGTCTGTTTGCAAGATTCGATGAATGTTTACGAGAGTTGGAGGTAGAACTGAAGTCAGGTCAGATCATTGATGCGACCTTTGTGAGTGTGCCTAAACAACGCAATACACGTGAAGAAAACAAGATGATTAAAGAAGATGCCGTTCCGATTGAATGGGGACAGAATCCCCACAAACTGGCGCAAAAAGACATTGATGCGCGTTGGACGAAGAAGAACAGCGAATCGTTTTATGGTTACAAAGATCACGTCAATATGGATCGCGATACCAAGCTGATAACCACATGGGAAGTTACTTCAGCGCAAATTCATGACAGTCAGGTTTTGGAAGAAGTGCTGCAATCCCCTGAAGTGGGAGGCGCAGATATTTATGCGGACTCAGCATACCGCAGCAATGCACAGGAAGAAAGTCTGGTCACCTCAAAATACACGAGTCAGATTCACGAAAAAGGCGCTCGCAATCATCCCCTCACGCAAGCACAAAAATCCAGTAACAAAGAGAAATCACGGGTGCGTGCACGAGTCGAGCATGTGTTTGGTTCGATGACGAATGAACTGGGCGGAATCACGATTCGTACCATAGGTTATGGGAGAGCAAAAGTACAAATAGGCTTACTCAACCTCGTCTATAACATCAAGCGTGTAGCGACGCTGATTCGAAAAGGGTATTTCAGTTTCGATAGGGTTAGTGCGCCCGAAATGGCTTAA